In one window of Helianthus annuus cultivar XRQ/B chromosome 17, HanXRQr2.0-SUNRISE, whole genome shotgun sequence DNA:
- the LOC110923897 gene encoding protein FAR1-RELATED SEQUENCE 5-like, producing MVINRMTDKKQYLADYSFEYSVDDGKRLTGLFWADGLCKLNYMEFGDVISFDATFKTNRYKMVFVPFTGIENHCRNVTLSAGLLASESIESYKWLLNSFLKSFGRQPNVVVTDQDPAMKQAIEEVFPISRHRCCMWHIMKKVADKVGHELCNNDEFKRRMCDIVWTDSIEPEEFERQWKLVMIEFGLTENKWIDDMFGMRSMWIPAFYRHEPMSEFMNHFNGAMDVQRFNHRKNDHISRYTEPVDWSQTTLEKDAAKIYTRSIFFDQQLEIHGTISECLPMDTKVEGPRIRILLKDFKAHGDGLLEVWFKNLENDVTAQCSCLRFEQYGLLCKHIYFLFKMFGVKEIPNKYVMKRWTKDVVPNELNVKYNLNVGGKDVHQRAKRIAREIIHTGEYLVSNLISDFDQLVLVRDQMIVCNEKGHDIRTCGELKAKQQGKQGKKKMKGVQIEDGVRDKDNEGEDDEEEDDFEDYISDDGSEEEDQWEEVSGDEDDEDE from the exons ATGGTGATTAATAGGATGACTGACAAAAAACAGTATTTAGCTGATTATTCGTTTGAATACTCTGTTGATGATGGCAAACGGTTAACTGGGTTGTTCTGGGCTGATGGTTTATGCAAGCTTAACTATATGGAATTTGGCGATGTGATATCGTTCGATGCAACCTTCAAGACAAACAG gtacaagatggtgtttgtCCCGTTCACAGGCATTGAAAACCACTGTCGGAATGTAACACTCTCAGCTGGGTTGTTGGCATCAGAGAGTattgaatcatataaatggcttctAAATTCATTTTTAAAGTCATTTGGTCGACAGCCTAATGTTGTAGTGACGGATCAAGACCCTGctatgaaacaggctattgaggaggttttcCCTATTAGTAGACACAGATGTtgtatgtggcacataatgaaaaaagtggcagataag GTTGGGCATGAGTTGTGCAATAatgatgagtttaaaaggaggatgtgcgacATTGTTTGGACTGATTCGATTGAGCCCGAAGAATTCGAGAGGCAGTGGAAGTTGGTGATGATTGAGTTTGGTCTCACTGAaaacaaatggattgatgatatgtttgggatgagatccatgtggattccgGCTTTTTACCGGCATGAGCCAATGTCAG agtttatgaatcattttaATGGGGCAATGGATGTTCAAAGGTTCAATCATAGGAAaaatgatcatatttcaagatatactgagccAGTTGATTGGAGTCAAACTACAttggaaaaagatgctgctaagatCTACACCAGGTCTATATTTTTTGATCAGCAATTAGAGATACATGGAACAATTTCCGAATGTTTGCCGATGGACACCAAAGTTGAAGGTCCACGTATCAGAATATTGTTGAAGGATTTTAAAGCACATGGAGATGGTTTATTGGAg gtgtggttcaagaatctcgagaatgatgtaactgcacagtgtagctgtttgcgttttgagcagtatgggctgctatgcaaacacatatattttcttttcaagatgtttggtgttaaagaaataccaaacaaatatgttatgaAGAGATGGACGAAGGATGTTGTGCCGAATGAGTTAAATGTTAAGTACAATCTAAATGTGGGGGGCAAGGATGTGCATCAGAGGGCTAAACggattgctcgtgaaatcatccacacaggggagtatttggttagtAATTTGATTTCCGACTTTGATCAACTTGTCttagtgagggatcaaatgat cgtatgcaatgaaaaaggtCATGACATTCGGACTTGCGGCGAGCTTAAAGCCAAACAACAAGGTAAACagggaaaaaagaagatgaagggtgtCCAGATTGAAGATGGTGTGAGAGACAAAGACAATGAGGGTGAAGACGACGAAGAGGAAGATGACTTTGAAGATTACATCAGTGATGatggatctgaagaagaagatcagtgggaAGAGGTGTCTGGAGATGAAGATGACGAGGATGAGTAA